The Sorex araneus isolate mSorAra2 chromosome 5, mSorAra2.pri, whole genome shotgun sequence genome has a segment encoding these proteins:
- the LORICRIN gene encoding loricrin has product MGVVKDDSSPPLHPLAAGPLMLSCSPSRFATSLDTMSQKKQPTPQPPMGCGKSSGGGGGGGSGGCGGYSGGGGGGCGGGGGGGGCGGGGGCGGGGGGSGGCGGGGSGGGVKYPSGGGGGGCGGYSGGGGGGCGGGGGGSSGGCGGGSGGGVKYPSGGGGGGCGGSSGGGGGGGCGGYSGGGGGGCGGGSGGGVKYPSGGGGGGCGGGSSGGGGGGGCGGGSSGGGGGCFSSCGGGGGGSGGGCGGGSGGGGGSSQQVTCQSYGGSSGGGGGGCGGGSSGGGGGGCFSSCGGGSSGGGGGGSGCGGGSGGSGSSQQTTQTSCAPSFGGGCGGGSSGGGGGGCGGGSSGGGGGCFSSCGGGGGSSGGCGGGSGGGGSGCGGGSSGGGGSGCGGGSGGGSGSGKGVPVCHQTQQKQAPTWPCK; this is encoded by the coding sequence ATGGGCGTTGTCAAGGATGACTCGTCTCCTCCACTGCATCCTCTTGCCGCTGGTCCACTGATGCTCTCGTGCTCTCCTTCCAGATTCGCTACCTCCTTAGACACAATGTCACAGAAAAAGCAGccaacccctcagccccccatGGGCTGCGGAAAGTCTTcgggcggcggcggtggcggcggtaGCGGTGGCTGCGGCGGCTactccggcggcggcggcggcggctgtggcggcggcggcggtggcggcggctgcggcggcggcggcggctgcggcggcggcggcggcggctccggcggctgcggcggcggcggctccggtGGGGGCGTCAAGTACccaagcggcggcggcggcggcggctgcggcggctactccggcggcggcggcggcggctgcggcggcggcggcggcggcagctctggcggctgcggcggcggctcCGGTGGGGGCGTCAAGTAcccgagcggcggcggcggcggcggctgcggcggctcctccgggggcggcggcggcggcggctgcggcggctactccgggggcggcggcggcggctgtggCGGCGGCTCCGGCGGCGGCGTCAAGTACCCGAgcggaggcggcggcggtggcTGTGGCGGCGGCTCctccgggggcggcggcggcggcggctgcggcggcggctcctccggcggcggcggcggctgcttctccagctgcggcggcggcggcggcggcagcggtggcggctgcggcggcggctccgggggcggcggcggctccaGCCAGCAAGTCACGTGCCAGAGCTACGGCGGCTCctccgggggcggcggcggcggctgcggcggcggctcctccggcggcggcggcggcggctgcttcTCCAGCTGCGGCGGCGGCTcgtccggcggcggcggcggcggttcGGGCTGCGGCGGCGGGTCTGGGGGCTCCGGCTCGTCCCAGCAGACCACCCAGACCTCGTGTGCGCCCAGCTTCGGCGGCGGTTGCGGCGGCGGCTCCtccggcggcggtggcggcggttGCGGTGGCGGCTCctccgggggcggcggcggctgcttCTCCAgctgtggcggcggcggcggctcctccgggggctgcggcggcggctCCGGGGGCGGCGGCTCCGGCTGCGGTGGCGGCTCCTCCGGGGGCGGCGGCTCGGGCTGCGGCGGTGGCTCTGGCGGCGGCTCTGGGAGTGGCAAGGGCGTCCCGGTCTGCCACCAGACCCAGCAGAAGCAGGCGCCTACCTGGCCTTGCAAATAA